The proteins below come from a single Corynebacterium glyciniphilum AJ 3170 genomic window:
- a CDS encoding TetR/AcrR family transcriptional regulator, with protein sequence MPYQQTEKTRAHAQGRRDSILRAATALISSGGFAAASVRAIAEESGNAAGSVYRYFDNREKLLASVFRSIADREFRAVEYATMSAPPAIGDRLSSLLATFSTRALRNPTMAEALLFEPVNPLVEAERLTFRRRYHDLVVTVIRDGILVGEIPDQDAELSARSVIGANAEALMGRLSPESSVTDPDYLIASVTTFCLRALGAPQP encoded by the coding sequence ATGCCCTACCAGCAGACCGAGAAAACCCGAGCGCACGCCCAGGGGCGACGCGACAGCATCCTCCGCGCCGCGACCGCCCTCATTTCGTCCGGTGGATTCGCGGCCGCTTCCGTGCGCGCCATCGCCGAAGAGTCCGGGAACGCCGCCGGCTCGGTCTACCGCTACTTCGACAACCGAGAGAAACTGCTGGCAAGCGTCTTCCGGTCGATCGCCGACCGCGAATTCCGCGCCGTTGAGTACGCGACAATGTCAGCACCTCCCGCTATCGGAGACCGCCTGTCGTCGCTCCTGGCCACATTCTCCACCCGTGCGCTGCGCAACCCGACAATGGCAGAGGCCCTGCTCTTCGAACCGGTCAACCCGCTGGTCGAGGCGGAACGACTCACCTTCCGCCGTCGCTACCACGATCTGGTCGTCACGGTCATTCGCGACGGCATTCTGGTCGGCGAGATCCCCGACCAGGACGCCGAGCTCAGCGCTCGTTCCGTCATCGGCGCCAACGCCGAAGCCCTCATGGGACGGCTCAGCCCCGAATCCTCCGTCACAGATCCCGACTATCTGATCGCCTCCGTCACCACGTTCTGCCTCCGGGCGTTAGGAGCACCACAACCATGA
- a CDS encoding class I adenylate-forming enzyme family protein — MNLLDSLDATVRRRPDHPALQWGSRSMTYRELREAADRAATVFVDNGVRPGDRVLVMTLNDPGFVVAMYGIWRAGAVLVPANHKLQPEEISHIVRHSGGVFGVASDAVIDTARQGGPEITWMQTGWEEGDFDRAVAAAAPFIGGVAPDEDYAQVLYTSGTTSAPKGCVHTHRGISALSPNIANTLHFTPDERFLMIMPIWHASPLNDWLLTTMYIGGTVVLMREFDAAELLPTLEKERITSVFGAPIAYIAPVQKAKAEGKDLRDFDLSSVEKLIYGAAPLGEDQARMLIDAYGTGNFYQVYGMTETGPAGSCLQPSEQLIKAGSIGKGGMFGVDLKVVDDAGRDVDADGQGEIWMRADSVMSVYMSDPAATAEVFIDGWYRTGDVARVDADGYVYIVDRKKDVIITGGENVYSTEVEDAVMAIPGVRDVAVVGRQHPEWGETVVAVVVTLDGQHLSVDEVRKHLAGRIAKYKIPREVIVARGLPRNPSGKLLKHVIRAEVNS; from the coding sequence ATGAACCTCCTTGATTCCCTCGACGCCACCGTTCGACGTCGCCCCGATCACCCCGCGTTGCAGTGGGGGAGCAGGTCGATGACCTACCGGGAACTGCGCGAGGCCGCAGACCGGGCAGCGACTGTCTTCGTCGACAATGGTGTCCGACCTGGTGACAGGGTTCTGGTGATGACTTTGAACGACCCCGGCTTCGTCGTCGCGATGTACGGCATCTGGCGCGCGGGAGCGGTGCTCGTGCCGGCGAACCACAAACTTCAGCCCGAGGAGATCAGCCACATCGTCCGGCATTCCGGGGGAGTGTTCGGTGTCGCCTCGGATGCTGTCATTGACACCGCACGACAGGGCGGGCCGGAGATCACCTGGATGCAGACCGGGTGGGAGGAGGGAGACTTCGACCGCGCCGTCGCGGCGGCTGCTCCTTTCATCGGTGGCGTCGCACCGGACGAGGACTACGCTCAGGTGCTCTACACCTCAGGTACGACAAGCGCGCCGAAGGGGTGCGTTCACACCCACCGCGGGATCAGCGCCCTGTCGCCGAATATCGCCAATACACTGCATTTCACCCCGGATGAACGGTTCCTGATGATCATGCCGATCTGGCATGCCTCACCACTGAACGACTGGCTGCTGACCACGATGTACATCGGCGGGACCGTGGTGCTGATGCGCGAGTTCGATGCCGCTGAGCTCCTGCCTACGCTCGAGAAGGAGCGCATCACCTCCGTGTTCGGCGCCCCGATCGCCTATATCGCGCCGGTGCAGAAGGCTAAGGCAGAGGGGAAGGATCTCCGGGACTTCGATCTCAGCAGCGTGGAGAAGCTGATCTACGGTGCCGCACCGCTGGGGGAGGATCAGGCGAGGATGCTCATCGACGCCTACGGCACCGGGAACTTCTACCAGGTGTACGGAATGACCGAAACGGGACCGGCCGGCTCCTGTCTCCAACCGTCAGAGCAGCTGATCAAGGCCGGTTCCATCGGCAAGGGCGGCATGTTCGGCGTGGACCTCAAGGTCGTCGACGATGCGGGCAGGGATGTCGATGCTGACGGACAGGGGGAGATCTGGATGCGCGCGGATTCGGTGATGAGTGTGTATATGTCTGACCCGGCCGCGACGGCTGAGGTGTTCATCGACGGGTGGTACCGCACCGGGGATGTCGCCAGGGTGGATGCTGACGGGTATGTCTACATTGTGGACCGGAAGAAGGACGTCATCATCACCGGTGGGGAGAACGTGTACTCCACCGAGGTCGAGGACGCGGTGATGGCGATCCCCGGGGTACGGGACGTCGCCGTGGTGGGTCGTCAGCACCCGGAATGGGGTGAAACGGTGGTCGCGGTCGTTGTGACTTTGGATGGGCAGCACCTCAGCGTCGATGAGGTGCGGAAACACCTTGCCGGGAGAATCGCGAAGTACAAGATCCCCCGCGAGGTCATCGTGGCCCGGGGGCTACCGCGGAATCCGTCGGGGAAACTCCTGAAGCACGTGATCCGGGCCGAGGTGAACTCCTGA
- a CDS encoding glycerate kinase translates to MAPDSFKESLTSVEAAAAMAAGIHDVDPAAEVVAVPIADGGEGTVLALTSALGGELRTTTVTGPDGTPVDATWGLVPSTSTAVVELAEAAGIHLVPTERRNIWAAGTAGVGELLDHALDAGAATVIVGLGGSVTNDGGLGLLHALGARAVDGDGEEVTPDAAGMARASRLDTSGLDPGWKEVEVVIAGDVTNPLCGPTGAAAVFAPQKGATPEDVRPLDEALGRWAQVLADHGDSDLAEVRETPGAGAAGGTGAALLAVLGARMESGADLLLDLVGFPEVCRGADLVLTGEGSVDVQTGHGKAPAVVAASAAREGVATVAFAGKVSASASDLVPEVFRAVVQISDPAVPVKVSLERGAKNLRVNVADYIRKETQE, encoded by the coding sequence GTGGCACCCGACTCGTTCAAGGAATCCCTGACATCGGTCGAGGCTGCCGCCGCCATGGCGGCCGGGATCCACGATGTGGACCCGGCCGCAGAGGTCGTGGCAGTCCCGATCGCCGACGGCGGAGAAGGCACCGTCCTCGCCCTGACCAGCGCGCTCGGAGGTGAGCTCAGGACAACGACGGTGACTGGGCCGGACGGCACACCGGTGGACGCGACGTGGGGTTTAGTTCCCTCCACGTCCACTGCTGTGGTGGAACTTGCGGAAGCCGCAGGCATACACCTCGTGCCCACGGAGCGCCGCAACATCTGGGCCGCAGGGACGGCAGGCGTCGGGGAGCTTCTGGACCACGCTCTCGACGCCGGCGCGGCCACGGTCATCGTCGGGCTCGGCGGTTCCGTCACCAACGACGGCGGTCTCGGTCTGCTCCATGCTCTCGGTGCCCGTGCGGTCGACGGTGACGGCGAGGAGGTGACTCCCGATGCCGCCGGTATGGCACGGGCCAGCCGTCTCGATACGTCCGGGCTGGACCCCGGGTGGAAGGAGGTGGAGGTCGTCATCGCCGGAGACGTCACCAACCCCCTGTGTGGTCCCACCGGCGCGGCTGCGGTCTTCGCTCCCCAGAAGGGAGCCACGCCGGAGGACGTCCGGCCTCTTGACGAAGCTCTCGGACGGTGGGCACAGGTGCTGGCCGATCACGGCGACAGCGATCTGGCGGAGGTCCGGGAGACCCCTGGTGCGGGTGCCGCCGGTGGCACCGGTGCTGCCCTGCTCGCCGTCCTGGGCGCCCGGATGGAGTCCGGTGCCGACCTGTTGCTGGATCTGGTGGGTTTCCCGGAGGTGTGTCGCGGAGCTGATCTCGTCCTCACCGGTGAGGGAAGTGTGGACGTCCAGACCGGACACGGCAAGGCCCCGGCCGTCGTTGCAGCATCCGCGGCTCGTGAAGGCGTCGCGACCGTCGCCTTCGCGGGCAAGGTGTCAGCGTCTGCATCCGACCTTGTCCCGGAGGTGTTCCGGGCAGTGGTGCAGATCAGTGATCCCGCGGTGCCCGTCAAGGTGTCGTTGGAGCGAGGCGCGAAGAACCTACGAGTGAACGTTGCGGACTACATACGGAAAGAGACACAAGAATGA
- a CDS encoding acyl-CoA dehydrogenase family protein — protein sequence MTTHTVFNQSAPRVDVNEFSTNTALQDAVAVFAPDADTARLGGIGAEVGSASYQHDAELANTITPVLRSHDRWGHRVDEVEFHPGYHRIMEQSIGWGLHTSAWANPHPGANAERAAAFMLASQVEPGHGCPVSMTHAVVPALRLAPDLATEWEPKLLSTSYDPEFRDPATKDGVIFGMAMTEKQGGSDVRANTTTATPNADGTWSLTGHKWFCSAPQSDAFLVIAQAAGVPGGLSCFLVPRVLPGGERNVFLIQRLKDKLGNKSNASSEIELNGTIGWMVGETGRGVRTIIEMVNRTRLDCIYGTAAGMRQVVAEAAWHARHRSAFGATLIDQPAMTTVIADLQLEAEAATWTALRLASAHDDGAGEEDFRRLATAVAKYWVCKRGPHHAYEGLECLGGNGYTELFPLARRYREQPVLAVWEGSGNVIALDVLRALVKQPTSAEAFDAEMATALGRDERYDAQVARMRGLLSEVAARPESAERNARRLVESMALTLQAQVLLTHAPSHVADAFLAGRVDPVTRSMEYGTLGEGVDVDRLVDRA from the coding sequence ATGACCACCCATACCGTGTTCAACCAGTCAGCGCCGCGCGTCGACGTCAACGAATTCAGCACAAACACCGCACTTCAGGATGCAGTCGCAGTCTTCGCACCAGACGCCGACACCGCCCGGTTAGGCGGTATCGGCGCGGAGGTCGGTTCCGCCTCCTACCAGCACGACGCAGAACTGGCGAACACCATCACGCCCGTACTCCGTTCCCACGACCGCTGGGGGCATCGCGTTGACGAGGTCGAATTCCACCCCGGCTACCACCGCATCATGGAGCAGTCCATCGGGTGGGGACTCCACACCTCGGCGTGGGCGAATCCCCACCCCGGGGCGAATGCGGAGCGTGCTGCGGCGTTCATGCTCGCCAGCCAAGTGGAGCCGGGGCACGGCTGTCCGGTCTCCATGACCCATGCCGTGGTGCCGGCATTGCGTCTGGCACCCGATCTGGCGACGGAGTGGGAGCCGAAGCTGCTGTCCACCAGTTACGACCCGGAGTTCCGCGACCCGGCCACCAAAGACGGCGTGATCTTCGGCATGGCGATGACGGAGAAGCAGGGTGGATCGGACGTCCGGGCGAACACGACCACCGCCACACCCAACGCGGACGGCACGTGGTCGTTGACCGGGCACAAGTGGTTCTGCTCGGCACCGCAGTCAGATGCGTTCCTGGTTATCGCGCAGGCCGCGGGCGTCCCCGGGGGTCTGAGCTGTTTCCTGGTGCCGCGGGTCCTTCCGGGCGGCGAGCGGAACGTGTTCCTGATCCAGCGGCTGAAGGACAAGCTCGGCAATAAATCGAATGCGTCGTCCGAGATTGAGCTCAACGGCACCATCGGCTGGATGGTCGGCGAGACCGGACGAGGGGTCCGGACGATCATCGAGATGGTCAACCGCACGCGGCTGGACTGCATCTACGGCACGGCGGCGGGAATGCGCCAGGTGGTGGCGGAAGCGGCGTGGCATGCCCGACACCGTTCTGCGTTCGGGGCGACGTTGATCGACCAACCTGCGATGACCACCGTGATCGCTGATCTCCAGTTGGAGGCTGAGGCGGCGACGTGGACTGCGTTGCGTCTGGCGTCGGCCCACGATGACGGTGCCGGAGAAGAGGACTTCCGACGGTTGGCGACAGCGGTGGCGAAGTACTGGGTGTGTAAACGGGGCCCGCACCATGCCTACGAAGGGCTGGAGTGCCTCGGCGGCAACGGGTACACCGAACTGTTCCCGCTGGCGCGCCGGTACCGTGAGCAGCCGGTCCTTGCGGTGTGGGAGGGCTCGGGGAACGTCATCGCTCTCGACGTTCTCCGTGCGCTGGTCAAGCAGCCTACCTCGGCGGAGGCTTTCGACGCAGAGATGGCGACCGCCCTGGGACGGGACGAACGCTACGACGCGCAGGTCGCCCGCATGCGTGGCCTACTGTCGGAGGTCGCGGCGCGCCCGGAGAGCGCAGAGAGGAACGCACGACGGCTGGTCGAGTCGATGGCCCTGACCCTGCAGGCACAGGTTCTGCTGACTCACGCGCCCTCGCATGTCGCTGACGCATTCCTCGCCGGACGGGTGGATCCGGTGACGCGGAGTATGGAGTACGGGACGCTGGGTGAGGGGGTCGACGTGGACAGGCTGGTCGATAGGGCGTGA
- a CDS encoding class I adenylate-forming enzyme family protein, translated as MMTATELLSGPYEATTGTFSRVPLSAWGALCRTASRYPDKTAVSEDSGDGLTFGELLNQAETASANLWAIGARPGTRVGLLLDNSSGFLTALLAVNRIGATSVMLPGKFSDAELAGMIRTARIDVLIADDRRSIGNSVFPVPATVALSDLLASSGRPVPGAVTDPGAPAVHMFTSGTTGTPKRVVLTNRNIMHAVAAYEHALDLTADDSMVFGAALYHVTGVVAVALQCVYLGMTLHLQRRFDPVAFIRWAEEVEATYIHGSPTIFQLMVEHWPEDRPQLDSVRLLACGAANMPPGRIQRLTDRMPGASFRTVYGLTETTSPATVFPEDAASSPFIGSSGTPVPGVSVRIVDQRGTALGPDEVGEITLSGTNVSPGYLDADDQFMAVEELTTGDLGYLTEEGYLYVVDRLKNQINRGGEKIHPNSVENALCGLDGVEDACVVGIPDELYGEVPAALVVVGPGTDVGGLLGRLRGRIAKYAVPVRILAVDEIPRTVGMKTDRNAVRALLAGG; from the coding sequence ATGATGACAGCGACAGAATTGCTTTCCGGCCCGTACGAGGCGACCACAGGCACGTTCAGCCGGGTGCCGCTCAGCGCGTGGGGGGCGCTGTGCCGCACTGCGTCACGGTACCCGGACAAGACAGCGGTGTCTGAGGACTCCGGTGACGGGCTGACCTTCGGGGAGTTGTTGAACCAGGCGGAGACAGCCTCGGCGAACCTGTGGGCGATCGGCGCACGTCCCGGAACGAGAGTCGGGCTTCTCCTGGACAACTCGTCTGGTTTCCTCACTGCACTGTTGGCGGTGAACCGGATCGGGGCGACGTCGGTGATGCTTCCCGGAAAATTCTCGGACGCCGAGTTGGCCGGGATGATCCGTACAGCCCGGATCGACGTGCTCATCGCCGATGATCGGCGGTCCATCGGGAACAGTGTTTTCCCTGTTCCCGCCACCGTGGCTCTGTCGGACCTCCTGGCTTCGTCGGGACGACCGGTGCCAGGTGCCGTGACGGATCCCGGAGCGCCCGCTGTCCACATGTTCACGTCGGGAACGACAGGGACGCCGAAGCGGGTGGTGCTCACCAACCGGAACATCATGCATGCTGTTGCGGCATACGAGCACGCCCTTGACCTGACGGCAGACGACAGCATGGTCTTCGGTGCCGCGCTGTACCATGTCACCGGCGTGGTTGCCGTCGCGCTGCAGTGCGTCTACCTGGGGATGACGCTTCATCTGCAGCGTCGCTTCGACCCGGTGGCGTTCATCCGGTGGGCGGAGGAGGTCGAAGCGACCTATATCCACGGATCGCCGACGATCTTCCAGCTCATGGTGGAGCACTGGCCGGAGGACCGTCCACAGTTGGACAGTGTCCGGCTGCTCGCGTGCGGTGCGGCGAACATGCCGCCCGGACGGATCCAGCGGTTGACGGACCGCATGCCCGGGGCATCCTTCCGGACGGTCTATGGTCTGACGGAGACGACCTCACCGGCCACGGTGTTTCCCGAGGACGCCGCATCCTCCCCGTTCATCGGTTCGTCCGGGACACCCGTGCCCGGCGTGAGCGTGCGCATCGTTGACCAGCGCGGGACCGCACTGGGGCCGGACGAGGTCGGTGAGATCACTCTCTCCGGCACCAATGTCTCACCCGGCTACCTGGACGCCGACGACCAGTTCATGGCCGTGGAAGAGTTGACGACAGGGGATCTGGGATACCTCACTGAGGAGGGGTACCTCTACGTCGTGGACCGGTTGAAGAACCAGATCAACCGGGGTGGAGAGAAGATCCACCCGAACAGCGTGGAGAACGCACTGTGCGGACTCGACGGCGTGGAGGACGCCTGCGTGGTCGGCATCCCCGACGAGCTTTACGGGGAGGTTCCCGCAGCCCTGGTGGTGGTTGGCCCGGGCACTGATGTCGGGGGGCTTCTGGGGCGACTCCGTGGACGTATTGCAAAGTATGCCGTGCCGGTCCGCATCCTCGCCGTCGACGAGATCCCACGGACGGTGGGGATGAAGACGGACCGGAATGCGGTGCGTGCACTGCTGGCGGGCGGGTAG
- a CDS encoding SMP-30/gluconolactonase/LRE family protein, with amino-acid sequence MTTLPAPHIDVLLDIKTTLGEGPLWDTESDRLHWVDSADGRIFRSTADGRELRSWEVGEPVGSIALSDDGTAFLAALKSGLYWVDQATGDKTLITNPEDDDRTRLNDGKTDRQGRFIVGSMDTLEDEPLGRLYAYSPDSGIRILDEGIICSNGPCFSPDGKTLYFSDTWTGDIWRYDYDPETGDATNRSVFANVDTSRGGAADGATVDSEGYLWQALVYSGVIVRYAPDGTVDRTIDMPVLKCTSLNFGGPDLDVLYVTSMAKPPLPRFPGDGQQRGALFSISGLGVTGVPERRFAGNV; translated from the coding sequence ATGACTACGCTGCCAGCACCGCACATCGATGTCCTACTGGACATCAAGACCACACTCGGAGAGGGACCTCTCTGGGACACCGAATCCGACCGTCTGCACTGGGTTGACAGCGCCGACGGTCGGATCTTCCGCTCCACTGCAGACGGCAGGGAACTCCGGTCCTGGGAAGTCGGCGAACCGGTCGGATCCATCGCGCTCAGCGACGACGGTACCGCCTTCCTCGCCGCGCTCAAGTCCGGTCTCTACTGGGTCGACCAAGCGACCGGGGACAAGACCCTCATCACCAATCCGGAGGACGACGACCGGACACGTCTGAACGACGGAAAGACCGACCGGCAGGGACGTTTCATCGTCGGGTCCATGGACACGCTGGAGGACGAGCCCCTGGGTCGTCTCTACGCCTACTCTCCTGACAGCGGTATCCGTATCCTCGACGAAGGCATCATCTGTTCGAATGGCCCCTGTTTCAGCCCTGACGGGAAGACGCTCTACTTCAGTGACACCTGGACCGGCGACATCTGGCGCTACGACTACGACCCCGAGACCGGGGACGCCACCAACCGCAGCGTCTTCGCCAACGTCGACACCTCCCGTGGCGGTGCCGCTGACGGTGCGACGGTGGATTCCGAAGGGTACCTCTGGCAGGCACTAGTCTACAGCGGAGTCATCGTCCGCTACGCTCCGGACGGAACCGTCGACCGCACCATCGACATGCCGGTCCTCAAGTGCACCAGCCTGAACTTCGGTGGCCCCGACCTGGACGTCCTCTACGTGACGTCAATGGCGAAACCTCCGCTGCCCCGGTTCCCGGGCGACGGACAACAACGTGGGGCCCTTTTCTCGATCTCCGGTCTCGGTGTCACCGGTGTTCCCGAACGACGCTTCGCCGGAAACGTCTAG
- a CDS encoding MFS transporter, protein MSTTSPSPTEPTGSSGRTGPADDTAPDTRTEVTITKIFRRLMPILVIAYIISFIDRTNIGMAKEGLETDIGLSAAAYGLGAGLFFVFYAFLEVPSNLILNRVGARFWIARIMLTWGLLSMCMAFVWNDWSFYIVRMLLGAAEAGLYPGIIFYISLWFPKKTRAKAIGIFLLGVSLANVIGAPIGGLLLQMDGFGGLHGWQWMFLIEGAPAVIMCFWVWFKLPNGPKDATFLTDAEKEDLSRALKAEDKGEQSSHGDLRALGPVLKDKQIWLIVAIYFTHQIAVYSLSYFLPSMIKSYNDDMSSLTVGLITALPWIAAAAGSILLPRFATNITRKKSMVSGGLVLIAGGLVIAATSSFLIALVGFCLSAFMLFVIQSILFTFPTDRLSGAAAASGVAFINTCGLVGGFIGPTVMGSLEETTGNSLAGLWFISILAVCGAALAWGLKAATGREAVAEP, encoded by the coding sequence ATGAGCACCACGAGTCCGTCTCCCACCGAACCCACCGGGTCCTCCGGCCGGACAGGTCCAGCCGACGACACAGCCCCCGACACACGCACCGAGGTGACGATCACCAAGATCTTCCGCCGCCTCATGCCGATCCTTGTGATCGCCTACATCATCTCCTTCATCGACCGGACCAACATCGGCATGGCCAAGGAGGGACTGGAGACCGACATCGGCCTCTCCGCCGCCGCCTACGGGCTTGGCGCAGGGCTCTTTTTCGTCTTCTACGCCTTCCTCGAAGTTCCCTCGAACCTGATCCTCAACCGGGTCGGCGCGCGGTTCTGGATCGCCCGCATCATGCTGACCTGGGGCCTGCTGTCGATGTGCATGGCCTTCGTCTGGAACGACTGGTCCTTCTACATCGTCCGCATGCTCCTCGGCGCCGCTGAGGCCGGTCTGTACCCCGGGATCATCTTCTACATCTCCCTCTGGTTCCCGAAGAAGACCAGGGCCAAGGCCATCGGCATCTTCCTGCTCGGTGTCTCCCTGGCCAACGTCATCGGTGCACCTATCGGTGGACTGTTGCTGCAGATGGACGGCTTCGGAGGACTTCACGGATGGCAGTGGATGTTCCTCATCGAGGGTGCCCCCGCCGTCATCATGTGCTTCTGGGTGTGGTTCAAGCTCCCGAACGGTCCGAAGGACGCGACCTTCCTCACCGACGCAGAGAAGGAGGACCTGTCCCGGGCGCTCAAGGCGGAGGACAAGGGCGAACAGAGCAGTCACGGTGATCTCCGCGCACTCGGTCCCGTGCTGAAGGACAAGCAGATCTGGTTGATCGTCGCCATCTACTTCACCCACCAGATCGCCGTGTACTCCCTGTCGTACTTCCTGCCGTCGATGATCAAGAGCTACAACGACGACATGTCCTCGCTGACGGTGGGACTGATCACCGCCCTGCCGTGGATCGCCGCCGCGGCCGGTTCCATTCTGCTTCCGCGTTTCGCGACCAACATCACCAGGAAAAAGTCCATGGTCTCGGGCGGGCTGGTCCTCATCGCCGGTGGTCTGGTCATCGCCGCCACCTCCAGTTTCCTCATCGCGCTGGTCGGCTTCTGCCTTTCCGCGTTCATGCTCTTTGTCATCCAGTCGATCCTGTTCACCTTCCCGACCGACCGCCTCTCCGGCGCCGCGGCGGCGTCCGGGGTCGCCTTCATCAACACCTGCGGTCTGGTCGGCGGATTCATCGGACCGACCGTGATGGGCAGCCTCGAGGAAACCACCGGGAACTCCTTGGCAGGCCTGTGGTTCATCAGCATCCTGGCGGTCTGTGGTGCGGCGCTGGCCTGGGGGCTGAAGGCAGCCACCGGTCGGGAAGCAGTGGCAGAACCATGA
- a CDS encoding MFS transporter — MFTRMKTSLSQIHRYSWVSLSVCWLIWILNAYDREIVLRLGPSISETFDLSPDTWGVIASLIMLALAVMPIAGSAMSDRHGGGHKRAAFQVPLVIGTTALAFLSGFKTVSHNIVAFIAIRVGVNLGAGWGEPVGVSNTAEWWPRERRGFALGAHHTGYPIGSLLSGVAGAAVLTWFGDDGWSYAFFFSLVFAVPIMLFWRKYSTRDKIDTLYADIEAKGLTAPEVITETDERPKGILRKVLTTPQITGTAVTTMLTQIVYMGVNTVLPLYLHNIVGLSLAESAGLSVVFTLTGIVGQVLWPTLSDLFGRRVTIVICGIWMAVSVGCLYFATTSVLVVVVQLAFGLVANAVWPVYYATASDAAPEGGTSTANGVITTAMFIGGGIAPVLMGRLVGLGGGWEESTGYVYTFLCMAGFALIGALIPLFIRHVRPAAPDTGQATAAR, encoded by the coding sequence ATGTTTACCCGAATGAAAACCTCTCTCAGTCAGATCCACCGCTACTCATGGGTCTCACTGTCCGTCTGCTGGCTGATCTGGATCCTCAACGCCTACGACCGGGAGATCGTGCTGCGCCTGGGTCCGTCGATCTCGGAGACCTTCGACCTGTCTCCGGACACCTGGGGCGTCATCGCGTCCCTCATTATGCTCGCCCTTGCCGTGATGCCGATCGCGGGATCCGCCATGAGCGACCGGCATGGCGGTGGACACAAGCGGGCGGCATTCCAGGTCCCGCTGGTCATCGGGACCACCGCACTGGCCTTCCTCTCCGGCTTCAAGACCGTCAGTCACAACATCGTCGCCTTCATCGCGATTCGGGTGGGTGTGAACCTCGGTGCCGGCTGGGGTGAACCCGTGGGGGTGAGCAACACCGCGGAATGGTGGCCCCGGGAACGTCGCGGATTCGCTCTGGGTGCCCACCACACCGGTTACCCGATCGGGTCACTGCTCTCGGGCGTCGCCGGAGCAGCCGTGCTCACATGGTTCGGCGACGACGGATGGTCCTACGCTTTCTTCTTCAGTCTCGTCTTCGCCGTGCCGATCATGCTGTTCTGGCGGAAATACTCCACCAGGGACAAGATCGACACCCTCTACGCCGACATCGAGGCAAAGGGGCTCACCGCCCCCGAGGTCATCACCGAAACCGACGAACGCCCGAAGGGCATTCTGCGCAAGGTTCTCACCACCCCGCAGATCACCGGCACGGCAGTCACCACGATGCTCACCCAGATCGTCTATATGGGGGTCAACACGGTCCTGCCGTTATACCTCCACAACATCGTCGGGTTGTCGCTGGCGGAATCGGCGGGGCTCAGCGTCGTCTTCACACTCACCGGCATTGTCGGCCAGGTCCTGTGGCCGACTCTGTCAGACCTCTTCGGACGTCGGGTGACCATCGTCATCTGCGGAATCTGGATGGCAGTCAGCGTGGGATGCCTCTACTTCGCCACCACGTCCGTTCTTGTCGTGGTGGTGCAGCTGGCGTTCGGTCTGGTCGCCAACGCGGTCTGGCCGGTCTACTACGCGACAGCTTCAGACGCCGCTCCTGAAGGTGGAACCTCCACGGCCAACGGAGTGATCACGACCGCCATGTTCATCGGCGGAGGCATCGCCCCTGTTCTCATGGGTCGTCTCGTCGGCCTCGGCGGCGGATGGGAGGAGTCGACCGGATACGTCTACACGTTCCTCTGCATGGCGGGCTTCGCGCTTATCGGTGCACTGATCCCCCTGTTCATCCGGCACGTGCGCCCTGCAGCGCCGGACACCGGCCAGGCCACTGCCGCCCGGTAG